A stretch of Candidatus Poribacteria bacterium DNA encodes these proteins:
- a CDS encoding iron ABC transporter permease, which yields MLNRSEIKEGGYTNLSLMDKIRRKYDLTPSISLVLGLTTLFFLIFLIYPLLYVFKEAFWIENKFTFAYFKLMVTDPNIRELVVNSFNIGVMVTIVTSIISLPLAYFLTRYRYPGRNMLRSVILIPMIMPPFVGAIGMKQFFGNFGSINMLLVKLNLMDIAETIDWFAGGFWGVVMLSTLHLYPIMYLNIVAALANVDPSLEEAAENMGASRFQVFRQITLPLMMPGYFAGAILVFIWAFTDLGTPLIFEYRNVISVRIFNQVTEANTNPMGYALVVLIIVLTALAFYVSKRWTGSKHYEMLGRGHVTSRETDAKWGMRTIIYLFIGGLTFVALLPHISVILVSLTPDASQWRLSVLPQSWTFAHYVETFTHDDTLPSIFNSLKYSIFSTLLALLVGIVVSYLLTRKRLPFQNLLDAVAMLPLALPGVAIAFGYMGSFADTTLLLRYFPDGFVSVIDPRKNPTFLLIISYAVRRLPYMLRSIYAGLQQTSVSYEEASQNMGATPIRTLYKITLPLVIANILAGAILVFSFSMLEVSDSLILAMQDKYYPITKAIWSLSQRPDHGAYTASALGVVGMLILIACLLGAGRVLGGKLGEIFRI from the coding sequence ATGCTGAATCGCTCAGAAATAAAAGAGGGCGGATATACAAACCTGTCGTTAATGGATAAAATTAGGCGAAAGTACGACTTAACACCGTCAATCTCGCTTGTCCTCGGATTGACCACGCTCTTCTTTCTGATCTTCCTTATATACCCGCTCCTCTATGTTTTCAAAGAGGCGTTCTGGATTGAAAATAAATTCACTTTCGCCTACTTCAAACTGATGGTGACCGATCCAAATATCCGAGAACTGGTTGTTAACAGCTTCAATATCGGTGTGATGGTCACGATCGTGACGAGCATCATCAGCCTTCCACTCGCATATTTTTTGACGCGATATCGGTATCCGGGACGCAATATGTTGCGTTCTGTCATCCTAATCCCGATGATTATGCCACCCTTTGTCGGTGCAATTGGGATGAAGCAGTTTTTCGGTAATTTTGGAAGTATCAACATGCTTCTGGTGAAACTCAATCTGATGGATATCGCTGAAACCATTGATTGGTTCGCTGGCGGTTTCTGGGGTGTGGTGATGTTATCAACGTTGCATTTGTATCCGATTATGTATCTTAACATCGTCGCTGCACTCGCAAACGTTGATCCGAGTTTAGAGGAAGCCGCCGAGAATATGGGCGCATCGCGGTTCCAAGTTTTCCGTCAAATAACATTGCCGTTGATGATGCCGGGGTATTTCGCAGGCGCGATTCTCGTCTTTATTTGGGCATTTACGGATCTCGGCACACCGCTGATCTTTGAATACCGCAACGTAATTTCGGTGCGGATCTTCAACCAAGTCACCGAGGCGAACACAAATCCAATGGGATACGCCCTCGTTGTCCTAATTATTGTGCTAACAGCGTTAGCTTTTTATGTCTCGAAGCGGTGGACGGGAAGTAAGCACTATGAGATGCTCGGCAGAGGGCATGTGACATCCCGTGAAACGGATGCCAAATGGGGGATGCGCACCATCATCTACCTCTTTATCGGGGGATTGACGTTTGTGGCACTCTTACCGCATATCAGTGTCATCCTTGTCTCCTTGACACCGGATGCAAGCCAGTGGCGATTGAGCGTGTTACCGCAATCGTGGACCTTCGCCCATTATGTTGAGACATTCACACATGACGATACACTGCCGAGTATCTTCAACAGTCTAAAATACAGTATTTTCAGCACGCTGTTGGCACTCTTAGTCGGTATTGTGGTATCATACTTGTTAACTCGGAAACGGCTCCCGTTCCAAAATTTGTTGGATGCAGTCGCGATGTTACCGTTGGCGTTGCCGGGTGTTGCGATCGCGTTCGGATATATGGGCAGTTTTGCGGATACGACCCTACTGCTGAGGTATTTCCCTGATGGGTTCGTTTCTGTCATAGACCCTCGGAAGAACCCGACATTTCTCCTGATTATCAGTTATGCAGTGCGGCGGTTGCCGTATATGTTGCGTTCCATCTATGCCGGACTCCAGCAGACGAGCGTTAGTTACGAAGAGGCATCGCAAAACATGGGAGCGACACCGATCCGAACCTTATATAAGATAACGTTGCCCTTAGTTATCGCAAATATCCTTGCCGGTGCGATTCTCGTCTTTTCCTTTTCGATGTTAGAGGTCAGTGATAGTTTAATCTTGGCAATGCAGGACAAGTACTATCCAATTACAAAGGCGATTTGGTCACTCTCTCAACGTCCTGATCACGGGGCATATACGGCGAGTGCGCTCGGCGTGGTAGGGATGTTAATTCTAATCGCGTGTCTACTCGGTGCCGGACGTGTGCTTGGTGGGAAGTTAGGCGAAATTTTCCGGATTTAG
- a CDS encoding type II toxin-antitoxin system VapC family toxin codes for MIKYEDIKSKVYIETTVVSYLAARPSTDATLGVRQRITRQFWENYSDNFEFIVSDVVITEIRQGDEIAAQRRIEALAGLTVLELSPEAVILALELINAGAVPPHSLPDAQHIAIAVVNGIEYLTSWNYKHIVSETKRQHIDQVCRAAGYQPTILCTPVELIEEMHVKEKEHPPMDPILEECYKMKEEFAARFKTMQELVDYLKAENIKNKAEGWKYVSFPPVKCDKQD; via the coding sequence ATGATAAAATATGAAGATATAAAATCGAAAGTTTATATTGAAACTACAGTCGTTAGTTACCTTGCAGCGCGCCCCAGCACAGATGCGACCTTGGGTGTTCGACAACGAATCACACGACAGTTCTGGGAAAACTATTCCGATAATTTTGAGTTTATCGTATCGGATGTAGTTATTACCGAAATTAGACAAGGCGATGAAATCGCAGCACAGCGTCGGATTGAGGCATTGGCAGGTCTTACGGTATTGGAATTGTCCCCGGAGGCAGTTATTCTTGCACTGGAACTAATAAATGCAGGTGCTGTACCACCACATTCGCTCCCGGACGCTCAACATATTGCTATTGCTGTGGTAAATGGCATCGAGTACCTAACCTCTTGGAACTATAAACATATCGTCAGCGAAACTAAGCGGCAGCATATAGATCAGGTTTGTCGAGCCGCTGGCTACCAACCTACGATCCTCTGTACCCCTGTAGAGTTGATTGAGGAGATGCACGTGAAAGAGAAAGAACACCCCCCCATGGATCCTATCCTTGAGGAATGCTATAAAATGAAAGAAGAGTTTGCTGCCCGATTCAAAACCATGCAGGAACTTGTCGATTATTTGAAGGCGGAAAATATAAAGAACAAAGCGGAAGGTTGGAAATATGTATCGTTCCCACCAGTCAAATGCGACAAACAAGACTAA